A window of the Coprobacter fastidiosus genome harbors these coding sequences:
- the yaaA gene encoding peroxide stress protein YaaA, with amino-acid sequence MMTLLSCAKTMCDTTGIKAPALTTPKFGKEASDIILQLTEYSPDELKRMLHTTSRLAMENYERYRLFHSEETPTLQALLAYTGIVFKNINPGDFTREEFLYAQEHLRITSFCYGLLRPLDGIKPYRLEGNVSLPETGTDSMFEYWKSRLTQPLLSEIRKNGNILFNLASSEMKQLFDWKKIESSVTIITPQFKVWKNGKQTTVVIYTKMARGAMTRFIIKNKIEKPEDLKAFSWEGFSFNKNLSDKTNFIFTQE; translated from the coding sequence ATGATGACACTTCTATCTTGTGCCAAAACAATGTGTGACACGACCGGAATAAAAGCTCCGGCTCTTACTACTCCGAAATTCGGAAAAGAGGCTTCGGATATTATCCTGCAACTAACCGAATATTCTCCCGATGAGCTAAAAAGGATGTTACATACTACTTCCCGATTGGCTATGGAAAACTATGAACGATACAGACTCTTCCACTCCGAAGAGACACCGACATTGCAGGCTCTGCTTGCATATACGGGAATCGTATTCAAAAATATCAATCCGGGGGACTTTACTCGTGAAGAATTTTTATATGCACAAGAACATTTACGAATCACGTCTTTTTGTTACGGATTATTACGCCCGTTAGATGGCATCAAACCATATCGATTAGAAGGAAATGTCTCATTACCCGAAACCGGAACAGACTCCATGTTCGAATACTGGAAATCCCGACTAACACAACCGCTTTTATCGGAAATAAGAAAAAACGGGAATATTTTGTTCAATCTGGCAAGTAGCGAAATGAAACAATTATTCGATTGGAAAAAAATAGAATCTTCCGTTACCATTATTACTCCGCAATTTAAAGTCTGGAAAAACGGGAAACAGACGACTGTCGTCATTTACACAAAAATGGCTCGCGGTGCGATGACACGTTTCATAATCAAAAATAAAATCGAAAAACCTGAAGACCTGAAAGCTTTTTCATGGGAAGGTTTTTCTTTCAATAAGAATCTTTCAGACAAAACAAATTTTATCTTCACTCAAGAATAA
- a CDS encoding sugar O-acetyltransferase: MKTEKEKMLAGELYTPYDSELQQMHQQALALVEQYNKESFVNCLEENPLLGKLLPNAHPTLRIQPPFLCDFGFLIYGGENGFINYGCTILDTAPITLGKNILIGPNVQIYAPIHPYDYTTRATGVEHGEAITIGDDCWIGGGVVICPGVTIGNRCIIGAGSVVVKDIPDDSFAAGNPATVKKRLDL; this comes from the coding sequence ATGAAAACAGAAAAAGAAAAAATGTTAGCGGGAGAATTATACACTCCTTACGACTCCGAATTACAACAAATGCATCAACAAGCATTAGCTTTAGTCGAACAATACAATAAAGAATCCTTTGTCAATTGTCTCGAAGAAAACCCTCTATTAGGTAAATTACTACCCAATGCGCATCCTACATTGCGAATACAGCCCCCCTTTCTTTGTGATTTCGGTTTTTTAATATATGGAGGAGAAAACGGCTTCATCAATTACGGATGCACAATCTTAGACACTGCCCCCATCACTTTAGGTAAAAATATACTGATAGGTCCGAATGTCCAGATCTATGCACCGATTCATCCATACGACTACACAACACGAGCTACCGGAGTAGAACACGGAGAAGCGATCACGATCGGAGATGATTGCTGGATCGGAGGAGGTGTCGTAATTTGCCCGGGAGTAACGATCGGTAACCGGTGCATTATCGGAGCAGGAAGTGTTGTAGTCAAAGATATTCCCGATGACTCTTTTGCCGCAGGCAACCCTGCAACAGTAAAAAAGCGTCTCGACTTGTAA
- the hflX gene encoding GTPase HflX, whose product MKEFILTKQESERTVLVGIITQTQNETKANEYLDELAFLAETAGAEPVKKFLQRLEYPNPVTFVGAGKLQEIKDYVEENEIGLVIFDDDLSPKQLKNIEKELQVKILDRTSLILDIFAKRAQTANAKSQVELAQYQYLLPRLTRLWTHLERQRGGIGMRGPGETQIETDRRIILDKISRLKAELKQIDKQKEMQRKNRGKMVRVALVGYTNVGKSTLMNLLSKSEVFAENKLFATLDTTVRKVIIDNLPFLLTDTVGFIRKLPTHLVESFKSTLDEVRDADLLVHVVDISHPSFEEQIEIVNQTLHEVCNSSDKPMIIVFNKIDAFSYVEKDPDDLSPKTKKNISLDELKETWMARMNENCIFISAKEKNNIEELKKLLYERVKEIHVTRFPYNDFLFQKYDEEENI is encoded by the coding sequence ATGAAAGAATTTATCCTGACTAAACAAGAATCTGAACGCACGGTCTTAGTTGGTATTATCACCCAAACTCAAAACGAAACAAAAGCAAACGAGTATCTGGACGAGTTAGCGTTCTTGGCAGAAACAGCGGGAGCAGAACCGGTCAAGAAATTTTTACAACGGTTAGAATATCCAAATCCCGTAACATTTGTCGGAGCCGGGAAATTACAGGAAATCAAAGATTATGTTGAAGAAAACGAAATAGGTCTCGTTATTTTCGACGATGATCTTTCTCCGAAGCAATTAAAAAACATAGAAAAAGAACTGCAAGTAAAAATATTAGACCGCACCAGTCTTATCCTCGATATTTTTGCAAAAAGAGCGCAAACCGCCAATGCAAAAAGTCAAGTAGAACTGGCACAGTACCAATATCTTCTTCCCCGATTGACCCGGTTATGGACTCACTTGGAACGACAACGAGGAGGTATCGGAATGCGCGGTCCGGGTGAAACCCAAATTGAAACCGACCGCCGAATCATTTTGGATAAAATTTCCCGGTTGAAAGCAGAACTGAAGCAAATAGACAAGCAAAAAGAAATGCAGCGAAAAAACAGAGGGAAGATGGTGCGTGTCGCACTGGTCGGATACACAAACGTCGGGAAATCTACTCTGATGAACTTACTCAGTAAATCGGAAGTTTTCGCTGAAAACAAGCTTTTTGCGACTTTAGACACGACCGTACGAAAAGTCATTATCGACAATCTGCCTTTTTTGTTGACCGATACAGTAGGTTTTATCCGGAAACTTCCGACTCATTTGGTCGAATCTTTCAAATCTACATTAGACGAAGTGCGGGATGCCGACTTATTAGTACATGTCGTTGATATTTCCCATCCATCTTTCGAAGAACAGATAGAAATCGTGAATCAGACGCTGCACGAAGTTTGCAATTCTTCCGATAAACCGATGATAATCGTATTCAACAAAATCGATGCATTTTCGTATGTAGAAAAAGATCCGGATGACCTATCGCCTAAAACGAAAAAGAATATCTCGTTAGACGAGCTGAAAGAAACTTGGATGGCCAGAATGAATGAAAACTGTATTTTCATATCGGCAAAAGAAAAAAACAATATCGAAGAACTAAAAAAACTATTATACGAACGTGTTAAAGAGATACACGTGACCCGTTTCCCCTATAACGATTTCCTTTTTCAAAAATATGATGAAGAGGAAAACATATAG
- a CDS encoding DUF4954 family protein yields the protein MGAYRGLTITEIEQLKQQNCMADDWSAISVTKDFIPDHICHTRFSGQIKLGAFKKEFMLDGGLKKHSGLRHVTLHNCEIGDDVLIENVPNYIANYRIGNDSFIQNVNILVVDGKSKFGNGTEVSVLNETGGREVPIYDKLSAHLAYIIALYRHRPLLIEKLKKMIDTYAENHASETGTIGDHVTIINTGTIKNVRIGSYCTIDGTSRLENGSINSNEHDPVVIGHNVMAEDFIISSGAHVSDGVVMMRCFIGQACHLSHLFSAHDSLFFCNCQGENGEACAIFAGPYTVSMHKSSLLIAGMFSFLNAGSGSNQSNHMYKLGPIHQGIVERGSKTTSDSYVLWPAKIGAFSLVMGRHVRHPDTSKLPFSYLIEKGSESYLVPGVNLKSVGTIRDALKWPKRDNRKDPEHLDMVNFNLLSPYTIQKMLTAIDVLRHLQESSGETSEVYSYQSACIKNTSLVKGINLYSKAINKFLGNSIIKRLENIRFKSDEEIRERLRPDNNIGTGDWLDLSGLIAPKSEIDRLINQIESEEIKTLEPIQQTFISLHKRYYDLEWAWAYEVMQSWYHRSIDQITAQDITEIVNIWKDAVVSLDEMLYADAKKEFSMTAKTGFGIDGNTQQKNVDFEQVRGAFENNPFVKTVNEHIKAKTELGNELIDRIAHLIN from the coding sequence ATGGGAGCTTACAGAGGATTAACGATTACAGAAATCGAGCAATTAAAACAGCAGAACTGCATGGCAGATGATTGGTCGGCAATATCCGTAACAAAGGACTTTATTCCCGATCATATATGTCATACCCGTTTTTCGGGTCAAATAAAATTAGGTGCTTTCAAAAAAGAGTTCATGTTAGATGGAGGATTAAAAAAACATTCCGGATTGCGCCACGTGACTTTACATAACTGCGAAATCGGAGACGATGTATTAATCGAAAACGTACCTAATTATATCGCCAATTACCGAATCGGGAATGACAGTTTCATCCAAAATGTAAATATTCTGGTAGTTGACGGTAAAAGCAAATTCGGAAACGGAACAGAGGTTTCTGTACTTAACGAAACAGGCGGACGGGAAGTTCCCATTTATGATAAACTATCGGCTCATCTGGCTTATATCATAGCTTTATATCGTCATCGCCCCCTCTTAATAGAGAAGTTAAAAAAAATGATCGACACGTATGCCGAAAATCACGCCTCAGAAACAGGAACTATCGGAGACCATGTAACTATCATAAATACCGGAACAATTAAAAATGTCCGTATCGGAAGTTATTGTACCATCGACGGAACTTCACGACTGGAAAACGGATCTATCAACAGTAACGAACACGATCCCGTCGTGATCGGGCATAATGTAATGGCAGAAGATTTCATTATCAGTTCAGGTGCACATGTCAGCGATGGTGTTGTCATGATGCGTTGTTTTATCGGACAAGCTTGTCATCTTTCTCACCTTTTCTCTGCACACGATTCTTTATTCTTCTGTAATTGTCAAGGAGAAAACGGAGAAGCCTGCGCGATCTTCGCCGGGCCTTATACCGTATCGATGCACAAATCGAGTCTTTTAATCGCCGGCATGTTTTCTTTCTTGAATGCAGGAAGCGGTTCTAACCAAAGTAACCATATGTATAAACTCGGACCTATTCACCAAGGCATCGTAGAAAGAGGGTCTAAAACGACAAGTGATTCTTATGTTCTTTGGCCTGCTAAAATAGGAGCTTTTTCTCTTGTCATGGGTCGGCATGTGCGACATCCGGACACGTCTAAACTTCCTTTTTCTTATCTTATCGAGAAAGGTTCTGAATCATATCTCGTACCGGGAGTAAACCTGAAAAGTGTAGGAACTATTCGGGATGCGCTAAAATGGCCGAAACGAGATAATCGGAAAGACCCGGAACACCTCGACATGGTGAATTTTAATCTACTAAGTCCCTACACGATACAGAAAATGCTGACAGCCATAGACGTTTTGCGCCATTTACAGGAAAGTTCGGGAGAAACATCCGAAGTGTATTCCTATCAAAGCGCTTGTATCAAAAACACATCTTTAGTCAAGGGTATTAACTTATACTCCAAAGCTATCAACAAATTTTTAGGGAACTCTATAATCAAACGTTTAGAAAACATCCGGTTCAAAAGCGATGAAGAAATAAGAGAGCGATTACGTCCCGACAATAACATAGGGACAGGAGATTGGCTGGATCTTTCGGGCTTGATAGCTCCCAAATCGGAAATAGACCGCCTCATCAACCAAATAGAATCAGAAGAAATAAAAACGCTCGAACCGATACAGCAAACATTTATAAGTCTGCATAAACGCTACTATGATTTAGAATGGGCATGGGCATATGAAGTAATGCAATCATGGTATCACCGTTCTATCGACCAAATAACGGCACAAGATATTACGGAAATCGTCAATATATGGAAAGATGCCGTTGTAAGCCTCGACGAGATGTTATATGCCGATGCGAAAAAAGAATTCTCAATGACTGCAAAAACCGGATTCGGAATAGACGGAAACACTCAACAAAAAAATGTCGATTTCGAACAGGTCAGAGGAGCTTTTGAGAATAATCCTTTTGTAAAAACCGTAAACGAACATATTAAAGCAAAAACAGAATTGGGGAACGAACTGATCGATCGTATCGCCCATTTAATAAATTAG
- a CDS encoding acyl-CoA thioesterase: protein MEKKYCFELEMKVRDYECDMQGIVNNANYQHYLEHARHEFLQSTGTAFVDMREQGIEPVVCRIEIDYKTSLKSQDWFICKLFLRKEGAKFVFYQDIFRRSDGKLCIKSRVETVCIVNGRISRGEELEKLFKEYL from the coding sequence ATGGAAAAGAAATATTGTTTTGAATTGGAAATGAAAGTGCGTGACTACGAGTGCGACATGCAAGGTATAGTCAACAACGCAAACTACCAGCACTATTTGGAACATGCACGGCATGAATTTCTGCAAAGTACGGGAACAGCTTTTGTCGATATGAGGGAACAAGGTATAGAACCGGTAGTTTGCCGTATAGAAATAGACTACAAAACCTCACTTAAAAGTCAAGACTGGTTTATTTGTAAGCTATTTTTACGGAAAGAAGGTGCTAAATTTGTCTTTTATCAGGATATTTTTCGCCGATCAGACGGCAAACTCTGTATCAAAAGTAGAGTGGAAACTGTCTGTATCGTAAACGGACGTATCAGCCGGGGAGAAGAATTGGAAAAACTATTCAAGGAATATCTTTAA
- the dprA gene encoding DNA-processing protein DprA, producing the protein MALCEETIYQIALTRIKGMNLLLAKTLLDTIGSASEIFKEKGQNLQNICKLQTPVFSDESIKTALETAKREIDFIEKNHIIPLFFSDPEYPARLNECIDAPILLYYRGTANLNSSKIISIVGTRHATNYGRDFCKTLLQELSRWFPDLIIVSGLAYGIDICAHREALNNKLQTIGILAHGMNTLYPATHRKTAAEMLSCGGLLTEYSSQHPTHKGNFVARNRIVAGMSDATLIIESAEKGGSLITAGIAESYHRDVFALPGNIQNEYSKGCNQLIRNNRAALVTSARDIADAMCWDIPDKEPKQISLFPELNETETLLMEILEEKGECHINQLTIIGNLPASQVLATLLELEFKGLVRPYPGGLYRKS; encoded by the coding sequence ATGGCACTGTGCGAAGAAACAATATATCAGATCGCATTGACTCGTATTAAGGGCATGAATTTGTTACTCGCAAAAACATTACTGGATACAATAGGCAGTGCTTCAGAGATATTTAAGGAAAAAGGGCAAAACTTGCAGAATATATGTAAACTGCAAACACCTGTCTTTAGTGACGAGTCAATAAAAACAGCCCTTGAAACAGCCAAAAGAGAGATAGATTTTATTGAAAAAAATCATATTATCCCGCTATTCTTCTCCGACCCTGAATATCCGGCCCGTTTGAATGAGTGTATCGATGCTCCGATATTATTATATTATAGAGGTACAGCAAACCTGAATTCCTCTAAAATAATAAGTATTGTAGGTACTCGTCATGCGACTAATTACGGACGAGACTTTTGTAAAACCCTCTTACAAGAATTGTCCAGATGGTTTCCTGACCTAATAATAGTAAGCGGGTTAGCTTACGGAATAGATATATGCGCACATCGAGAAGCTCTAAATAATAAGCTTCAAACTATTGGCATTTTAGCTCACGGAATGAATACTTTATACCCGGCTACACATAGAAAGACTGCTGCAGAAATGCTTTCTTGCGGAGGATTATTGACTGAATATTCATCTCAACATCCGACACATAAAGGGAATTTTGTAGCCCGCAACCGAATAGTTGCCGGAATGTCGGATGCAACACTGATTATAGAATCAGCAGAAAAGGGTGGTTCTTTAATTACTGCCGGAATTGCAGAAAGCTATCATCGGGATGTATTCGCTCTGCCCGGAAACATACAAAATGAATATTCTAAAGGCTGCAATCAATTAATAAGAAACAACCGGGCAGCCTTAGTAACTTCGGCTCGGGATATCGCCGATGCCATGTGTTGGGACATTCCGGATAAAGAACCGAAACAAATATCTCTTTTTCCGGAGCTGAACGAAACCGAAACATTATTGATGGAAATATTGGAGGAAAAAGGAGAATGCCATATAAATCAATTGACAATTATCGGCAACCTTCCTGCATCTCAAGTATTGGCAACTCTTCTCGAACTCGAATTCAAAGGTCTTGTCCGTCCATATCCCGGAGGGTTATACCGAAAATCATAA
- a CDS encoding metal ABC transporter ATP-binding protein, producing the protein MLLIRDKRIEVAGVSLQYDRTPVLENIDLTVYDKDFLAITGPNGGGKTTLLRIILGLLPPLSGTVSFYRNGLEVPYLNMGYLPQKNAIDSRFPLTVSEVIFSGLMGEKRFLKPFTPEQRLRVEEALSLVGLERFAERPIGKLSGGQMQRALLARALVSRPEILLLDEPSSYVDQEFEERMYEIFREINKTTTVILVSHELNRMEEMATRIVRINRSIREINNREL; encoded by the coding sequence ATGCTTTTGATTAGGGATAAACGAATCGAGGTTGCCGGGGTTTCGTTGCAATATGATCGTACTCCGGTTCTTGAAAATATCGATCTTACCGTTTATGACAAGGATTTTTTGGCAATTACCGGTCCTAACGGGGGAGGAAAGACGACATTGTTGCGGATTATTCTTGGATTGCTGCCGCCTTTGTCGGGAACAGTTTCATTTTATCGAAACGGATTGGAAGTCCCGTATTTGAATATGGGATATTTACCACAAAAGAATGCAATAGATTCGCGTTTTCCTCTTACTGTTTCGGAAGTTATTTTTTCGGGTTTGATGGGAGAAAAGCGTTTTTTGAAACCGTTTACTCCAGAGCAGAGGTTGCGGGTAGAAGAGGCGTTGTCTCTTGTTGGGCTTGAGAGATTTGCGGAAAGACCTATCGGAAAACTTTCCGGAGGACAAATGCAGCGAGCCTTGCTTGCCAGAGCTCTTGTTTCACGTCCTGAAATTCTCTTGTTAGATGAACCGTCATCTTATGTCGATCAGGAATTTGAGGAACGGATGTATGAAATCTTTCGTGAAATAAATAAAACGACAACTGTTATTTTGGTATCGCATGAACTGAACAGAATGGAGGAGATGGCAACCCGTATAGTCAGGATTAATCGGTCTATTCGTGAGATAAATAACCGGGAATTATGA
- a CDS encoding metal ABC transporter solute-binding protein, Zn/Mn family: MKLFRPIWMVALFSCFLLVCSCIRQPEQKRIVTVTIQPQKYFAEKIAGDRFDINCIVPNGSNPEAYDPSPSHLVRVGKSVAYLKIGYIGFEVAWLDKLAKNNPEMKIYDTSEGVSLLTGTHECHEEPNALHMENIDPHIWSSPKRARIIVKNMYDAFVDIDSDGKEYYTRNYEKLVEEINRIDTLLTHKLAPHKGEMFAIYHPSLSYLAHDYGLRQLSVELNGKGPSAFYMKRAVDIARENNVHIVFIQKEFNIKQALTFAEELKGTVVQIDPLNYEWGEELIHIADAFD; the protein is encoded by the coding sequence ATGAAACTATTTCGTCCTATATGGATGGTTGCTCTTTTTTCTTGTTTTTTGCTTGTATGTTCTTGCATTCGTCAGCCAGAGCAAAAGAGGATAGTGACCGTAACCATACAGCCTCAAAAATATTTTGCGGAAAAAATTGCCGGAGACAGGTTTGATATTAATTGTATTGTGCCTAATGGCAGTAATCCGGAAGCTTATGATCCTTCTCCTTCCCATTTGGTTCGTGTAGGAAAAAGTGTTGCCTATCTGAAAATCGGTTATATCGGTTTTGAAGTGGCTTGGCTTGATAAATTGGCAAAGAACAATCCTGAAATGAAGATTTATGATACTTCTGAAGGTGTGTCATTGCTGACCGGTACTCATGAGTGTCATGAAGAACCGAATGCTTTGCACATGGAGAATATTGATCCTCATATATGGAGTTCTCCCAAAAGAGCCCGTATTATTGTAAAGAATATGTATGATGCATTTGTCGATATTGATTCTGACGGGAAGGAGTATTATACCCGAAATTATGAAAAACTTGTAGAGGAGATAAACCGGATAGATACGTTGTTGACTCATAAGCTTGCTCCTCATAAAGGGGAAATGTTTGCAATCTATCATCCGTCGCTTAGCTATTTGGCGCATGATTATGGTCTACGTCAACTAAGTGTAGAGTTGAACGGAAAAGGACCTTCGGCTTTCTATATGAAGAGGGCAGTTGATATAGCACGTGAAAATAATGTTCATATCGTATTTATTCAGAAAGAGTTTAATATTAAACAAGCTCTTACATTTGCAGAGGAGTTGAAAGGGACGGTTGTTCAGATCGATCCTTTGAATTATGAGTGGGGAGAAGAATTAATTCATATCGCAGATGCTTTTGATTAG
- a CDS encoding M20 metallopeptidase family protein gives MKNIINRLSDQIEKDVISIYRHLHQYPELSFQEKETSFFIEEILKKEGIPHSSRIGGYGILARIEGEKEGTHIIGLRADMDALPIEEKNQIEYRSKIPHVMHACGHDAHTACLLGSALVMNKLKKEFGGTLLLIFQPGEERHPGGARLMLRDGLFDNIRPECMMALHTHTEIPCGTVAFGEGCVMASADEIHITIKGKGGHGAMPHLLNDTVLAAAQVVISLQQIISRRRNPFIPATLSIGRFIADGATNIIPQEVQISGTLRCMEEDERKKLRPLILQTIKQTAESYGCTCKIDMKDGYPALINDASITKEARNYAIELLGEEHVIPLEKRMTSEDFAFYSHAIPSTFFRLGIKGSANPECQGQHTPYFLIDEAALKTGVKILSWLAYRFLNKP, from the coding sequence ATGAAAAATATTATCAACCGGCTCAGCGACCAAATCGAAAAAGATGTCATATCGATATACCGACATCTGCACCAATATCCGGAGCTCTCTTTTCAAGAAAAAGAAACATCTTTTTTTATTGAGGAAATATTAAAAAAAGAAGGTATTCCTCACAGCAGCCGAATAGGCGGCTATGGAATTTTGGCCAGAATAGAGGGAGAAAAAGAAGGCACACATATTATCGGACTCCGTGCAGATATGGACGCTCTACCGATAGAAGAAAAAAATCAAATCGAATATCGGTCAAAGATCCCTCATGTAATGCACGCCTGCGGGCATGATGCCCATACGGCTTGCTTATTAGGTAGCGCACTTGTAATGAACAAATTAAAAAAAGAATTCGGCGGAACATTGTTACTCATCTTCCAACCGGGAGAAGAACGCCATCCGGGTGGGGCACGTTTAATGCTCCGAGATGGTCTTTTCGACAATATCCGCCCGGAATGTATGATGGCTCTACATACCCATACCGAAATACCTTGTGGAACAGTAGCATTCGGTGAAGGATGCGTAATGGCCTCAGCAGATGAAATTCATATCACAATAAAGGGAAAAGGAGGACACGGGGCAATGCCTCATTTGCTGAACGACACCGTACTGGCGGCAGCTCAAGTCGTAATATCTTTACAACAAATCATTAGCCGCAGACGAAACCCCTTTATTCCGGCAACTTTGTCTATCGGTCGTTTCATTGCTGACGGAGCGACGAACATCATTCCTCAGGAAGTACAAATATCCGGAACTTTAAGGTGTATGGAGGAAGACGAAAGAAAAAAACTAAGACCTCTCATTCTGCAAACAATCAAACAAACAGCCGAAAGCTACGGATGTACTTGCAAAATAGACATGAAAGACGGTTATCCCGCACTCATAAATGACGCAAGCATTACAAAAGAAGCTCGCAACTACGCAATAGAATTATTAGGAGAAGAACACGTGATCCCGTTAGAAAAACGAATGACCTCTGAAGATTTCGCATTTTACTCACATGCCATACCCTCCACATTTTTCAGATTGGGAATAAAAGGCTCTGCTAATCCTGAATGTCAAGGCCAGCATACTCCGTATTTCCTAATTGATGAAGCAGCTTTAAAAACCGGAGTAAAAATATTATCCTGGTTAGCATACCGCTTTTTAAATAAACCATAA
- a CDS encoding Lrp/AsnC family transcriptional regulator, with amino-acid sequence MGHHQLDSLDYKILKLIASNARIPFLEVARECNVSGAAIHQRVQKLTNLGIIKGSEYTIDSNKIGFETCAYIGLYLQNPGQFKEVLEKLQQIPEVVECHYTTGQYDMFIKLYARNNSHLLKIIHTKLQPLGLARTESLISFKEAFKRQLPIEDLEDESED; translated from the coding sequence ATGGGACACCACCAATTAGATAGTTTAGATTATAAAATCTTAAAACTAATCGCATCCAATGCCCGCATTCCGTTTCTGGAAGTAGCTCGTGAATGTAATGTATCCGGAGCAGCAATTCATCAACGGGTACAGAAATTGACAAATTTGGGGATCATTAAAGGATCGGAATACACGATCGACTCTAACAAAATCGGGTTCGAAACATGTGCTTATATAGGCCTTTACCTTCAAAATCCCGGACAATTCAAAGAAGTTCTGGAAAAACTCCAGCAAATCCCCGAAGTCGTAGAATGCCATTATACGACAGGACAATATGATATGTTTATCAAATTGTATGCTCGTAACAATAGCCATCTGTTAAAAATAATCCACACAAAATTACAGCCTTTAGGTTTAGCCAGAACCGAATCGCTGATCTCTTTCAAAGAGGCCTTCAAACGGCAATTACCGATTGAAGATCTGGAAGATGAGTCAGAAGACTAA
- a CDS encoding inositol monophosphatase family protein, with protein MEKGIADFFNQCFTMNNWKELEAKAIEWAKTMGEIQLSYFRKSQLSIKTKSNIFDIVTAADKACEQYFQDQLTIHYPDHDMLGEETGIHEKGSDYCWVIDPLDGTTNFSQGLPIFCVSIGLQYKKETIIGVVYAPYLNELYTTIKGEGAYRNGQKLKVSDKTELSRSVIATGFPYDHGTNPDNNSANIVHILPKVRGIRRMGSAAYDLCCVAAGNLDGYWELNLNLWDVCAGILLVEEAQGKVISFRNNRGISIIAGNSDITLLLKENIR; from the coding sequence ATGGAAAAAGGCATAGCGGATTTTTTTAATCAATGTTTCACCATGAACAATTGGAAAGAACTAGAAGCAAAAGCAATAGAATGGGCTAAAACGATGGGAGAAATTCAACTTTCATATTTCAGGAAAAGTCAACTGTCGATAAAAACCAAATCGAATATTTTCGACATAGTAACTGCCGCAGACAAAGCCTGTGAACAATATTTCCAAGATCAGCTTACCATTCATTATCCAGATCACGATATGTTAGGAGAAGAAACCGGAATACATGAAAAAGGCAGTGATTATTGTTGGGTTATCGACCCTTTAGACGGAACTACGAATTTTAGCCAAGGATTACCTATCTTTTGTGTATCGATAGGACTGCAATATAAAAAAGAGACAATTATCGGGGTTGTTTATGCTCCCTATTTAAACGAACTCTATACTACAATAAAAGGTGAAGGGGCTTATAGAAACGGACAAAAATTAAAAGTCTCCGATAAAACAGAATTATCACGATCTGTCATTGCGACAGGTTTTCCATACGATCATGGGACTAACCCGGATAACAATTCAGCCAATATAGTCCATATCTTACCCAAAGTAAGAGGGATCAGGCGTATGGGCTCTGCTGCATATGATTTATGTTGCGTAGCAGCCGGAAATTTAGATGGTTATTGGGAATTAAATCTGAATTTATGGGATGTTTGCGCCGGCATTTTACTGGTAGAAGAAGCCCAAGGCAAAGTAATTTCATTCCGGAATAACAGAGGCATTTCAATCATTGCCGGAAATTCGGACATTACATTATTACTAAAAGAAAATATCAGATAA